The Fulvivirga maritima genome segment TGATTTTCATATAAAACAGGTTTATAAACCTATAGAGGAAGGTGTTTGGCTTCCTGTTACACATAAATTTCATGTAGAAGGTAAGGTTCTTGGTTTTGAGTTTGAAGGAGATTACCTGGCTACCGTTAGTAATTATGATGTTGAGACAAACCCTGATCTCGACATGGAAATAGAGGTGATAGATGAAAAGGTGGAAGAGGAGTTAGCCGAGGAGCTGGAAGATCAGGTGCAAGATGAAGATGAAAAGGAAATTCAGGAAATATTAACTTCCGGCAAGGAGGTGACGAGGAAGCAGCTAAAGAAAGTTCTAAAAGCCTATGAAAAGGATGAACTAAGAGAGACTGATAATGTAGATATTATATCCAATCGTACTTTTGAGATTGATTCTAATGCTTATTCACATGATTCTCTATATTGGGCGCAGATAAGACCGGTGCCGCTAAATAGGGGAGAGAAAAGAGGTTATGATATCTTGGATAGTCTGAATCAGGTAAGAGAAAGAGAGGAAAATGGAGATACGCTTCGTAATACAAAGAGAAAGGGTTTTCATGTTCAGGATTTGTTAGTAGGCAATAGTTATGATGTGGGAGATAAGGCCTATTTGAAGATTAGGAGTCCTTTTTTGGGATTTAATTACAACACAGTAGAAGGTTTTAATCTGGATTATAAACTTACCTATTCTAAAACCTTTAGTAAGAAAAGCTGGCTTAGTATTAGTCCGTTGCTGAGATATGCTTTTTCAAGAAAAAAGGTATCAGGTACATTAAAAACACATTATGGGTTTGGTGAGAATGACTCACGTAATAATTTGACAGTAACCGCCGGTAGGTATGTCAATCAGTTTAATAGAGATAACCCTATCCATCCTTATATAAATACTTTCATGAGCCTATTTACAGAGCGTAATTATATGAAAATATATGAGCAAGACTTCGTGAATTTGACCTATGAGAAGAACTGGAATGAGGAGGTGAGTCTAAAACTGTATTCAGAGCTAAGTAGAAGAAGACAGCTTTATAATAATACAGATTTTACAATTTTTGATTGGGACGGCGACCATTTTACGCCTAATGCGCCTGTTAATTTAGAACTTCCTGATACATCCTTTCCAGAGAATAATGCCTTGATAGTAGGGGGAGATATAGAGTATAAACCATTTATTAAGTATTCAATCTATAACGGTAGAAAAATAGAGATTAAAGACTCTTCTCCAATATTTGGAGTTTCATATAAAAAAGGAATTTCTTCAGTGTTCAATAGTGATGTAGATTATGACTTATTGGAGGTTAGCTACAAAGATCAATATAAAATAGGTATTAG includes the following:
- a CDS encoding DUF5686 and carboxypeptidase regulatory-like domain-containing protein, which encodes MKQFLLLIFILSAYCSYAGGVRGVVRNEKGEPLPYATIYVKETGSGTTTNDQAYYEINLEPGNYQLIFQFVGYASLTKEVIVEDGFVELDVKLESQVIMLKDIEVRAGKEDPAYTIMRKAIAKSKFHTQQVDKYTAKVYMKGTGKLKDYPFLMKGQIKKAGIDPDRVFITESVSEVEYIRPNTYNEKVISIYTTGDNRNTMPNAYINGSFYEPELAKCVSPLSPKAFSYYKFRYEGTYQDQGVEISKIRVIPRSKGDNVFRGTINIVEDYWSIYSLDLHVTKFGVDFHIKQVYKPIEEGVWLPVTHKFHVEGKVLGFEFEGDYLATVSNYDVETNPDLDMEIEVIDEKVEEELAEELEDQVQDEDEKEIQEILTSGKEVTRKQLKKVLKAYEKDELRETDNVDIISNRTFEIDSNAYSHDSLYWAQIRPVPLNRGEKRGYDILDSLNQVREREENGDTLRNTKRKGFHVQDLLVGNSYDVGDKAYLKIRSPFLGFNYNTVEGFNLDYKLTYSKTFSKKSWLSISPLLRYAFSRKKVSGTLKTHYGFGENDSRNNLTVTAGRYVNQFNRDNPIHPYINTFMSLFTERNYMKIYEQDFVNLTYEKNWNEEVSLKLYSELSRRRQLYNNTDFTIFDWDGDHFTPNAPVNLELPDTSFPENNALIVGGDIEYKPFIKYSIYNGRKIEIKDSSPIFGVSYKKGISSVFNSDVDYDLLEVSYKDQYKIGIRGLVDVYLKAGTFLTSEKMYFTDYKHFLGGRTPFTTLDPVGSFRLLDYYAYSTNEEYFAGNLHYQFRQFLVTRIPIVRLSGVRENLFVNYLANDVSSNYTELGYGINYIFRVFRLEVVTAFKDGKYEDWGVRVGIASNLASIF